Proteins found in one Tumebacillus sp. BK434 genomic segment:
- a CDS encoding DUF692 family multinuclear iron-containing protein encodes MGAYTIRMPKVAKRLGLGLGMDLPWGGEIGFVKDGVEGDTITPKMKNFFEKHRGQFAYLFFAFQPKHRNRLRADDYFAAYDRLFAEVPEIGHRAFHHTMLNMGALEPYAKEEIIEFTNAMIERYDLAWIVEDLGLWSLHGKVLPFPLPPYLTKEGLQACIRNIAEYQERLKAPLCVEFAGFTEGSNFYIGELDAFEYFREIAVETGSPVTIDIGHVLSYQWLKGNTGERMFEGLERLPLRHCFEFHLSGCQIIKGKFRDLHHGVLLEEQLQLLEYLLPLCPELKAVTYEDPQYTEDGTLIAKAEPNFLRLQEIVGRWAQG; translated from the coding sequence ATGGGGGCGTACACGATTCGCATGCCCAAGGTCGCCAAACGGCTTGGCCTTGGGCTTGGCATGGACTTGCCTTGGGGAGGCGAGATCGGATTTGTGAAAGACGGTGTGGAAGGCGACACGATCACGCCGAAGATGAAAAATTTTTTCGAGAAGCACCGCGGGCAGTTTGCCTATCTGTTTTTTGCCTTCCAGCCGAAGCATCGCAACCGGCTGCGGGCGGACGATTATTTCGCAGCGTACGACCGCTTGTTTGCGGAAGTGCCGGAGATCGGGCATCGGGCGTTTCATCACACGATGCTGAACATGGGGGCGCTGGAGCCCTACGCGAAAGAGGAGATCATCGAGTTTACCAACGCGATGATCGAACGCTATGACCTGGCGTGGATCGTCGAAGATCTGGGGCTGTGGTCGCTGCATGGTAAAGTGCTGCCCTTTCCGCTGCCGCCATATCTGACGAAAGAAGGGCTGCAGGCCTGCATCCGCAACATCGCGGAGTATCAGGAGCGGCTAAAGGCGCCGCTCTGTGTGGAATTTGCCGGCTTTACGGAAGGGTCGAATTTTTATATCGGCGAGCTCGATGCGTTCGAATATTTTCGCGAGATCGCCGTGGAGACCGGATCGCCCGTGACGATCGACATCGGCCATGTGCTGAGCTACCAGTGGCTGAAAGGAAACACGGGCGAGCGGATGTTTGAGGGATTGGAACGGCTGCCGCTAAGACACTGCTTTGAGTTCCATCTCTCCGGGTGTCAGATCATCAAGGGCAAGTTTCGCGACCTGCATCACGGGGTGCTGCTCGAGGAGCAGCTGCAATTGCTGGAGTACCTGCTCCCGCTGTGCCCCGAGTTGAAAGCGGTCACGTACGAAGACCCTCAATATACAGAAGACGGCACACTGATCGCCAAAGCCGAACCGAACTTCCTGCGCCTGCAGGAGATCGTGGGAAGGTGGGCGCAGGGATGA